The following are encoded together in the Rhodanobacter soli genome:
- a CDS encoding CTP synthase has protein sequence MTPLIFVTGGVVSSLGKGIAAASLASILEARGLSVTMMKLDPYINVDPGTMSPFQHGEVYVTDDGAETDLDLGHYERFVRTRLTGKNSITTGKIYESVIRKERRGDYLGATVQVIPHITDEIKHCIHEATRGFDVALVEIGGTVGDIESLPFLEAIRQLRIEHGPEKVVFMHLTLVPFIKAAGELKTKPTQHSVKELRSIGIQPDILLCRCEQALPEGERRKIALFTNVPENAVISAVDVDVIYKQPLWLHQQGLDDIVVKRLGLDAKPANLSAWQRTVDAVEHPKDEVTVAIVGKYVEHKDAYKSLGEALRHGGIKQQTRVNLDWIDSEQVEAEGAAKVLGKADAILVPGGFGKRGFEGKILAAKYAREHGVPYFGICYGMHAAVIDFARHVAGLADADSSENDRNTPNPVIGLITEWTTASGEVEQRSDRSDLGGTMRLGAQECRLKAGTLARELYGQDVVRERHRHRYEFNNRYRQPFEDLGLVISGKSMDDLLVEIVELPQQQHPWFLGCQAHPEFTSTPRDGHPLFIGFVHAAREYKTVRDGEKLAREHVA, from the coding sequence ATGACCCCCCTGATTTTCGTCACCGGCGGTGTGGTGTCCTCGCTTGGCAAGGGCATTGCTGCGGCGTCGCTCGCTTCCATTCTCGAAGCGCGCGGCCTTTCGGTCACCATGATGAAGCTCGATCCCTATATCAATGTGGATCCGGGCACGATGAGTCCGTTCCAGCACGGCGAGGTCTACGTGACCGACGACGGCGCCGAGACCGATCTCGACCTCGGCCACTACGAGCGCTTCGTCCGTACCCGCCTGACCGGCAAGAATTCCATCACCACCGGCAAGATCTACGAGAGCGTGATCCGCAAGGAGCGCCGCGGCGATTATCTCGGCGCCACCGTGCAGGTGATCCCGCACATCACCGACGAGATCAAGCACTGCATCCACGAGGCCACCCGCGGCTTCGACGTGGCGCTGGTGGAGATCGGCGGCACCGTGGGCGACATCGAGTCGCTGCCGTTCCTGGAGGCGATCCGCCAGCTGCGCATCGAGCACGGCCCGGAGAAGGTGGTGTTCATGCACCTGACCCTGGTGCCGTTCATCAAGGCCGCGGGCGAGCTGAAGACCAAGCCGACCCAGCATTCGGTGAAGGAACTGCGCTCGATCGGCATCCAGCCGGACATCCTGCTGTGCCGCTGCGAGCAGGCTTTGCCCGAGGGCGAGCGACGCAAGATCGCGCTGTTCACCAACGTGCCGGAAAACGCGGTGATCAGTGCCGTCGACGTGGACGTCATCTACAAGCAGCCGCTGTGGCTGCACCAGCAGGGCCTGGACGACATCGTGGTGAAGAGGCTCGGCCTCGATGCCAAGCCCGCGAATCTGTCCGCGTGGCAGCGCACGGTCGACGCGGTGGAGCATCCGAAGGACGAAGTCACCGTCGCCATCGTCGGCAAGTACGTCGAGCACAAGGATGCCTACAAGTCGCTGGGCGAGGCGCTGCGCCACGGCGGCATCAAGCAGCAGACGCGGGTGAACCTGGACTGGATCGATTCCGAACAGGTCGAGGCCGAAGGCGCCGCCAAGGTGCTCGGCAAGGCTGACGCGATCCTGGTCCCCGGTGGCTTTGGCAAGCGCGGTTTCGAGGGCAAGATCCTCGCCGCGAAGTATGCGCGTGAGCACGGCGTGCCGTACTTCGGCATCTGCTACGGCATGCACGCGGCGGTGATCGACTTTGCCCGGCATGTGGCCGGCCTGGCCGACGCCGACTCCAGCGAAAACGACCGCAACACGCCGAACCCGGTGATCGGGCTGATCACCGAGTGGACCACCGCCAGCGGCGAAGTCGAGCAGCGCAGCGACCGTTCCGACCTTGGCGGCACCATGCGTCTGGGCGCGCAGGAATGCCGCCTCAAGGCCGGCACGCTGGCGCGCGAGCTGTATGGCCAGGACGTGGTGCGCGAGCGCCATCGCCATCGCTACGAGTTCAACAACCGCTACCGCCAGCCGTTCGAGGACCTGGGCCTGGTGATCTCCGGCAAGTCGATGGACGACCTGCTGGTCGAGATCGTGGAGTTGCCGCAGCAACAGCATCCGTGGTTCCTCGGCTGCCAGGCGCATCCGGAATTCACCTCGACCCCGCGCGACGGCCACCCGCTGTTCATCGGTTTCGTGCACGCCGCGCGCGAGTACAAGACCGTGCGCGACGGCGAGAAGCTGGCCAGGGAGCACGTGGCATGA
- the lipA gene encoding lipoyl synthase — protein MSSSEPVPDGRKYVSPQGTRAVKGGIRPNAATGVPDVDRKPPWLRVKLPGGAQYEAVHEIVRSHKLNTVCAESKCPNIAECWGRGTATLMLMGLVCTRACKFCSVSTGNPNGWLDPLEPLQVADAVALMGLKYVVLTSVDRDDLADGGAAHYAACVQAIHQRSPQTAVEALTPDFAGDLAAVATVLDAGLVTYAQNIETVERLTHPVRDPRAGYAQTLGVLAFAKRHAPQTLTKTSLMLGLGETDAEIERTLDDIRGAHVDVVTLGQYMRPSPHHLPVQRFVTPDEFRHYRELALGKGFLEAVAGPLVRSSYRAERVLEHNNLGLQLGV, from the coding sequence ATGTCCAGCAGCGAACCTGTTCCCGACGGCAGAAAGTACGTCAGCCCGCAAGGCACCCGTGCGGTCAAGGGCGGTATCCGTCCGAACGCCGCCACCGGCGTGCCGGATGTCGATCGCAAGCCGCCATGGCTGCGGGTCAAGCTGCCGGGCGGCGCGCAGTACGAGGCGGTGCACGAGATCGTGCGCAGCCACAAGCTGAACACGGTATGCGCCGAATCGAAGTGCCCGAACATCGCCGAGTGCTGGGGCCGCGGGACCGCCACGCTGATGCTGATGGGCTTGGTATGCACGCGCGCGTGCAAGTTCTGCTCGGTCAGCACCGGCAACCCGAACGGCTGGCTCGATCCGCTGGAGCCGCTGCAGGTCGCCGACGCGGTGGCGCTGATGGGGCTGAAGTACGTGGTGCTGACCTCGGTCGATCGCGATGACCTGGCCGACGGCGGCGCGGCGCACTACGCCGCCTGCGTGCAGGCGATCCACCAGCGTTCGCCGCAGACCGCGGTGGAGGCGCTGACGCCGGACTTCGCCGGCGATCTGGCGGCAGTTGCCACGGTGCTCGACGCCGGCCTGGTCACCTATGCGCAGAACATCGAGACCGTGGAACGGCTGACCCATCCCGTGCGCGACCCGCGCGCCGGCTATGCGCAGACGCTCGGCGTGCTGGCCTTCGCCAAGCGGCACGCGCCGCAGACGCTGACCAAGACCAGCCTGATGCTGGGACTGGGCGAGACCGACGCGGAGATCGAGCGCACGCTGGACGATATACGCGGCGCCCACGTCGATGTCGTTACGCTGGGCCAGTACATGCGGCCCAGCCCGCACCACCTTCCGGTGCAGCGTTTCGTCACCCCGGACGAGTTCCGGCATTACCGCGAACTGGCGCTCGGCAAGGGTTTCCTGGAGGCGGTCGCCGGGCCGCTGGTGCGTTCGAGCTATCGCGCCGAACGCGTGCTGGAGCACAACAATCTCGGACTGCAGCTGGGTGTGTAG
- the eno gene encoding phosphopyruvate hydratase: MSTQITRIHAREILDSRGNPTLEAEVTLAGGGFGRAAVPSGASTGSREAVELRDGDKSRYGGKGVKNAVANVNTTIAEALKGFDAADQKGLDAKLIALDGTPNKGKLGANALLGVSMAAAHAVAASRGEPLWQYLSNGKPGALPVPMMNIINGGEHADNNIDVQEFMVLPVGMPSFAEALRAGAEIFHALKSVLKGRGLSTSVGDEGGFAPNLRSNIEALDTILEAIHKTGYKVGSEILLGLDAASSEFYKDGKYDLAGEGKQYSSAQFVDLLASWAKQYPIVTIEDGMAEGDWDGWKLLTDAIGDRIQVVGDDLFVTNPAIFREGIEKKIANAILIKVNQIGTLSETLEAIAMADTAKYAAVISHRSGETEDTTIADIAVATTATQIKTGSLCRSDRVAKYNQLLRIEEALGSAARYAGRDAFPNLTRLPG; the protein is encoded by the coding sequence ATGAGCACCCAGATCACCCGCATCCACGCCCGTGAAATCCTCGACTCGCGCGGCAACCCCACGCTGGAAGCCGAGGTCACCCTGGCCGGCGGCGGCTTCGGCCGCGCTGCGGTGCCCAGCGGCGCCTCCACCGGTTCGCGCGAGGCGGTCGAGCTGCGCGACGGCGACAAGTCGCGCTACGGCGGCAAGGGCGTGAAGAACGCGGTGGCGAACGTCAACACCACGATTGCCGAGGCGCTGAAGGGTTTCGATGCGGCCGACCAGAAAGGCCTGGATGCGAAGCTGATCGCGCTGGACGGCACGCCGAACAAGGGCAAGCTGGGCGCGAACGCGCTGCTGGGCGTTTCGATGGCGGCGGCGCATGCCGTGGCGGCCTCGCGTGGCGAGCCGCTGTGGCAGTACCTGTCGAATGGCAAGCCTGGCGCGCTGCCGGTGCCGATGATGAACATCATCAATGGCGGCGAGCATGCGGACAACAACATCGACGTGCAGGAGTTCATGGTGCTGCCGGTGGGCATGCCGAGCTTCGCCGAAGCGCTGCGTGCTGGCGCGGAGATTTTTCACGCATTGAAGAGTGTGCTGAAGGGGCGTGGCCTGAGCACGTCGGTGGGCGACGAAGGTGGCTTCGCGCCGAACCTGCGCTCCAACATCGAGGCACTCGATACCATTCTCGAAGCCATCCACAAGACCGGCTACAAGGTCGGCAGCGAGATCCTGCTTGGCCTCGACGCGGCCAGCTCCGAGTTCTACAAGGACGGCAAGTACGACCTCGCCGGCGAAGGCAAGCAGTACAGCTCGGCGCAGTTCGTCGACCTGCTCGCCAGTTGGGCGAAGCAGTACCCGATCGTCACCATCGAGGACGGCATGGCCGAAGGCGATTGGGACGGCTGGAAGCTGCTCACCGATGCGATCGGCGATCGCATCCAGGTGGTCGGCGATGACCTGTTCGTGACCAACCCGGCGATCTTCCGCGAAGGCATCGAGAAGAAGATCGCCAATGCGATCCTCATCAAGGTCAACCAGATCGGCACGCTGTCGGAGACGCTGGAAGCGATCGCGATGGCCGACACGGCGAAGTACGCGGCGGTGATCTCGCACCGCTCCGGCGAGACCGAAGACACCACCATCGCCGACATCGCGGTGGCCACCACGGCGACCCAGATCAAGACCGGCTCGCTGTGCCGCAGCGACCGCGTGGCGAAGTACAACCAGCTGCTGCGCATCGAGGAGGCGCTGGGCTCGGCCGCGCGCTATGCCGGCCGCGATGCGTTTCCGAACCTGACCCGCCTGCCGGGCTGA
- a CDS encoding putative bifunctional diguanylate cyclase/phosphodiesterase has translation MPLAYGLVGVVGLILALTWVALQVQVALAGFLNGESIWSKAQKQVVISLDAYAAKGEAADLANYKLNYEVLMADRWARDQIATGNYDYEEVADSLRRSKTVTIAIPGVIFMLHHFADAPYMRDALRAWRSTDNSIAQLNTIAASLERGYTTGGITHAEIASQRERIAAINSFVEPRSKLFSRSIADGAAWIGEVLFCGVLAASAIAALLWLGMARRILASIRGTEERYRLLFDSAPDAIVMVDEASGRILDVNRTAAAWTGRRADELVGDRFVHLFVQSMAGQQAGRAATNALLGTDGHSRPVETQTSLANWGSQPVRQAIIRDISERVAMERERQIAAEALANIAEGVIIADAGRRVISTNAAHTELTGFTSQSLHGKRLDDTRCLPDGKPLPQSIWDSVAAGHNWMGEVLSTRSDGSSYPEHLSISAIRDGEGQMVYYVAVLTDIHEAKANQHRLEHMARHDPLTGLANRAEFERYCAEAIAVAERERLAVVVLFIDLDAFKIVNDSYSHAIGDRLLVKVAERIRRQLSEGDVAGRIGGDEFTVLIPRLILREDARAIVSRLLGTLSEPLLVDEYEIVLSASIGVAGYPLDGDNAAALIANADAAMYAAKTEERNAFRFYTPMMHADTRRRLQLATELRQALARNEFHLVFQPSVELRTGRIVAVEALVRWQHPERGEVLPAEFIPVAEGLGLIRRIDEWVMQATCAQIQAWDMAGVPPIRVAVNISARWFGHPAFVDGVSRTLQSRHLSASRLMLEITESAMLRLGDDIERTMQTLHTLGIEVAIDDFGTGYSSMAYLKLPAVAYLKIDRSFVTGLPGDSNDAAITEAMLAMAKSLGLTTIAEGIETEAQHDFLLRSGCMEGQGYLYSYPLRPEEVQRLLCPNQPPVPARLRLVPPKRS, from the coding sequence ATGCCGCTTGCGTATGGGTTGGTGGGAGTGGTCGGGCTGATCTTGGCGCTGACCTGGGTGGCTTTGCAGGTTCAAGTGGCTCTCGCCGGGTTCCTGAACGGCGAGAGCATTTGGTCCAAGGCACAGAAGCAGGTCGTAATATCCTTGGATGCCTACGCGGCGAAAGGCGAAGCGGCGGATCTGGCCAATTACAAGCTTAATTATGAAGTGTTGATGGCCGATCGATGGGCGCGTGATCAGATTGCGACAGGCAATTATGATTATGAGGAGGTGGCAGATTCGTTACGGCGCAGCAAGACGGTCACGATAGCGATCCCCGGCGTGATCTTCATGCTGCACCATTTTGCAGACGCGCCCTACATGCGTGATGCACTGAGGGCCTGGCGTTCAACCGACAACTCCATCGCGCAGCTCAACACCATAGCGGCCTCGTTGGAAAGGGGTTACACAACCGGCGGAATTACCCACGCGGAAATTGCCAGCCAACGCGAACGCATCGCTGCGATCAACAGCTTTGTCGAGCCGCGCAGCAAATTGTTCTCTCGCTCGATCGCCGATGGCGCCGCCTGGATAGGGGAGGTGCTTTTTTGCGGCGTATTGGCGGCGTCAGCCATTGCGGCCCTTTTGTGGCTTGGCATGGCACGCCGGATCCTAGCCAGCATCCGCGGTACCGAGGAACGCTACCGCCTGCTGTTCGACAGCGCCCCCGACGCGATCGTGATGGTCGACGAGGCCAGTGGACGGATCCTGGACGTCAACCGCACCGCCGCGGCATGGACCGGGCGCCGCGCGGACGAGCTTGTCGGCGACCGTTTCGTGCACTTGTTCGTGCAATCCATGGCGGGGCAGCAGGCCGGGCGGGCTGCCACCAATGCGCTGCTGGGTACGGATGGTCATTCACGCCCGGTGGAAACGCAGACCAGCCTGGCCAACTGGGGCAGCCAGCCGGTGCGCCAGGCGATCATCCGCGACATCTCGGAGCGGGTGGCGATGGAGCGGGAACGCCAGATCGCCGCCGAGGCGCTGGCCAATATCGCCGAAGGCGTGATCATCGCCGATGCCGGGCGGCGGGTCATCTCGACGAATGCGGCGCATACCGAACTGACCGGCTTCACCAGCCAGTCGCTGCACGGCAAGCGCCTCGACGACACCCGCTGCCTGCCCGATGGCAAGCCGCTGCCGCAGTCGATCTGGGACAGTGTCGCCGCCGGCCACAACTGGATGGGCGAGGTCCTGAGCACCCGCAGCGACGGCAGCAGCTATCCCGAGCACCTGAGCATCAGCGCGATCCGCGACGGCGAAGGCCAGATGGTCTACTACGTCGCCGTGCTCACCGACATCCATGAGGCGAAGGCGAACCAGCATCGGCTGGAGCACATGGCGCGCCACGACCCGCTGACCGGCCTGGCCAACCGCGCCGAGTTCGAGCGGTACTGCGCCGAGGCGATCGCGGTGGCCGAACGCGAGCGGCTGGCCGTGGTGGTGCTGTTCATCGACCTGGATGCCTTCAAGATCGTCAACGACAGCTACAGCCATGCGATTGGCGACCGCCTGCTGGTCAAGGTGGCGGAGCGGATCCGCCGGCAGTTGTCCGAGGGCGACGTCGCCGGGCGCATCGGCGGCGACGAGTTCACCGTGCTGATCCCGCGGCTGATCCTGCGCGAGGACGCGCGGGCGATCGTCAGCCGCCTGCTCGGGACCTTGTCCGAGCCGCTGCTGGTGGACGAATACGAGATCGTGCTGAGCGCCAGCATCGGCGTGGCGGGCTACCCGCTGGACGGCGACAATGCGGCGGCGTTGATCGCGAATGCCGACGCGGCGATGTATGCGGCGAAAACCGAGGAGCGCAATGCGTTCCGCTTCTATACGCCGATGATGCACGCCGATACCCGCCGGCGCCTGCAACTGGCCACCGAGCTGCGCCAGGCGCTGGCGCGCAACGAATTCCATCTGGTGTTCCAGCCCAGCGTGGAACTGCGCACCGGCCGCATCGTGGCGGTGGAGGCGCTGGTGCGCTGGCAGCATCCGGAGCGCGGCGAGGTGCTGCCGGCGGAATTCATTCCGGTGGCGGAAGGCCTGGGCCTGATCCGCCGCATCGACGAGTGGGTGATGCAGGCCACCTGCGCGCAGATCCAGGCCTGGGACATGGCCGGCGTGCCGCCGATCCGCGTGGCGGTGAATATCTCGGCGCGCTGGTTCGGCCACCCGGCCTTCGTCGACGGGGTCAGCCGGACCCTGCAGTCGCGGCACCTGTCGGCGAGTCGCCTGATGTTGGAGATCACCGAGAGCGCGATGCTGCGCCTGGGCGACGACATCGAGCGCACCATGCAGACCCTACACACGCTCGGCATCGAAGTGGCGATCGACGATTTCGGCACCGGCTACTCCTCGATGGCCTATCTCAAGCTGCCGGCGGTGGCCTACCTGAAGATCGACCGCTCCTTCGTCACTGGCCTGCCGGGCGACAGCAACGATGCGGCGATCACCGAGGCGATGCTGGCGATGGCGAAAAGCCTCGGCCTGACCACGATTGCCGAGGGCATCGAGACCGAGGCGCAGCACGATTTCCTGCTGCGCAGCGGTTGCATGGAGGGGCAGGGCTACCTGTACTCCTACCCGTTGCGGCCCGAGGAAGTGCAGCGCCTGCTGTGTCCGAACCAGCCGCCGGTGCCGGCGCGCCTGAGACTGGTGCCGCCGAAGCGCAGCTGA
- a CDS encoding aminopeptidase P family protein, translating into MNNPIPARLAALRAAMQQHGIAAVLVPSADPHLSEYLPAHWAAREWLSGFTGSAGTLVVSRDQAGLWTDSRYFSQAEQQLAGSGISLMKLRVPHTPEHLEWLQQQLHDGDVLAVAGDSVAVTTQRQIERRLADSGATVRTDLDLPGAIWADRPALPQAPVVEHELAWACIPRADKFARLRKAMHKLGATHHLLSSLDDIAWLTNLRGSDVECNPVFLAHLLVQAEQRATLFVGRAKLGDALVAKLAADGIAIADYASITSTLQELGATDRLLLDGGRVVSAIAAAIPPGVTRIEAANPSTAFKAVKSAAELDHIRDVMRRDGAALVRGFRRLEQRLAAGMAVTELDVDALLHEERSAQPGWVGESFATIAGYQANGALPHYRATPESHSTLQAKGLLLIDSGGQYLGGTTDITRVLALGETTAEQRRDATLVLKGMIGLSRARFPKGASGPQLDALARAPLWASGMDYGHGTGHGVGYFLNVHEGPQAIRPPVAGGALVALEPGMISSIEPGLYKPGRHGIRHENLAVVVEADRTEFGEFLAFETLTMCPFDRRALEPGLLNPEERAWLDDYHASVRAALSPLLDDVDLEWLHRHCAPL; encoded by the coding sequence ATGAACAACCCCATCCCCGCCCGTCTCGCCGCCTTGCGCGCGGCCATGCAGCAGCACGGCATCGCCGCCGTGCTGGTACCCAGCGCCGATCCGCATCTGTCCGAGTACCTGCCGGCCCATTGGGCCGCGCGCGAGTGGCTGTCCGGCTTCACCGGTTCGGCCGGCACCCTGGTCGTCAGCCGCGACCAGGCCGGGCTGTGGACCGATTCGCGCTATTTCTCGCAGGCCGAGCAGCAACTCGCCGGCAGCGGCATCAGCCTGATGAAGCTGCGCGTGCCGCACACGCCCGAGCATCTCGAGTGGCTGCAGCAGCAACTGCATGACGGCGACGTGCTGGCCGTGGCCGGCGACAGCGTGGCCGTGACCACCCAGCGCCAGATCGAGCGCCGGCTCGCCGACAGCGGCGCCACGGTGCGCACCGACCTGGACCTGCCCGGTGCGATCTGGGCGGACCGCCCGGCCCTGCCGCAGGCGCCGGTGGTCGAGCACGAGCTGGCCTGGGCCTGCATTCCGCGCGCCGACAAGTTCGCCCGCCTGCGCAAGGCGATGCACAAGCTCGGCGCCACCCACCACCTGCTGTCCAGCCTCGACGACATCGCCTGGCTGACAAACCTGCGCGGCAGCGACGTGGAGTGCAACCCGGTGTTCCTGGCCCACCTGCTGGTGCAGGCGGAACAGCGCGCCACCTTGTTCGTCGGCCGCGCCAAGCTCGGCGACGCGCTGGTCGCCAAGCTGGCCGCCGACGGCATCGCCATCGCCGACTACGCCTCGATCACCTCGACCCTGCAGGAACTGGGCGCCACCGACCGCCTGTTGCTGGACGGCGGCCGGGTAGTCAGCGCGATCGCCGCGGCGATCCCGCCGGGCGTAACCCGGATCGAGGCGGCCAACCCGAGCACCGCGTTCAAGGCGGTCAAGAGCGCTGCCGAACTCGACCACATCCGCGACGTGATGCGCCGCGACGGCGCCGCCCTGGTGCGCGGCTTCCGCCGGCTGGAACAGCGCCTCGCCGCCGGCATGGCGGTGACCGAGCTCGACGTCGACGCCTTGCTGCACGAGGAACGCTCGGCCCAGCCCGGCTGGGTCGGCGAAAGCTTCGCCACCATCGCCGGCTACCAGGCGAACGGCGCGCTGCCGCATTACCGCGCCACGCCGGAATCGCACAGCACGCTGCAGGCCAAGGGCCTGCTGCTGATCGACTCCGGCGGCCAGTACCTGGGCGGCACTACCGACATCACCCGCGTGCTGGCGCTGGGCGAGACCACGGCGGAACAGCGCCGCGACGCCACCCTGGTGCTGAAAGGCATGATCGGGCTGTCGCGCGCACGCTTTCCGAAAGGCGCCAGCGGCCCGCAACTGGATGCGCTGGCGCGCGCGCCGCTGTGGGCTTCGGGCATGGATTACGGCCACGGCACCGGCCACGGCGTGGGCTACTTCCTCAACGTGCACGAGGGGCCGCAGGCGATCCGTCCCCCGGTCGCCGGTGGCGCGCTGGTGGCGCTGGAGCCGGGGATGATCAGCTCGATCGAACCGGGCCTGTACAAGCCCGGCCGCCACGGCATCCGCCACGAGAACCTGGCGGTGGTGGTCGAGGCCGACCGCACCGAGTTCGGCGAATTCCTCGCCTTCGAGACGCTGACGATGTGTCCGTTCGACCGCCGCGCGCTGGAGCCGGGCCTGCTCAACCCGGAAGAACGTGCCTGGCTGGACGACTACCACGCCAGCGTGCGCGCCGCGCTCAGCCCGCTGCTGGACGACGTCGACCTGGAGTGGCTGCACCGCCACTGCGCACCGCTGTAG
- a CDS encoding carboxymuconolactone decarboxylase family protein, whose translation MEHPMYPSSTVELAHKRRELAPEPLKAFKAFSAAVFADGALPNVTKQLIAVAVAHVTQCPYCIKGHTAEALKQGASEQQIMEAIWVAAEMRAGGAYAHSALALDVMQHAHEAA comes from the coding sequence ATGGAACATCCGATGTATCCGTCATCCACCGTGGAGCTGGCGCACAAGCGCCGTGAACTGGCGCCGGAGCCGCTGAAGGCGTTCAAGGCGTTCAGCGCCGCGGTGTTTGCCGATGGCGCGTTGCCGAACGTCACCAAGCAGCTGATCGCGGTGGCGGTGGCGCACGTCACCCAGTGTCCGTACTGCATCAAGGGCCACACCGCCGAAGCCTTGAAGCAGGGGGCCAGCGAGCAGCAGATCATGGAGGCGATCTGGGTCGCCGCCGAGATGCGCGCGGGCGGCGCGTACGCGCATTCCGCGCTAGCGCTGGACGTGATGCAGCACGCGCACGAGGCCGCCTGA
- the kdsA gene encoding 3-deoxy-8-phosphooctulonate synthase: MKLCNFEVGLDHPLFLIAGPCVVESEQLQLDTAGTLKEITGRLGIHFIFKSSFDKANRSSGESFRGPGLEEGLRILGEVKRQIGVPVLTDVHEYTPMDEVASVVDVLQTPAFLCRQTDFIQKVARAGKPVNIKKGQFLAPWDMKHVVAKAKAVGNDDIMVCERGASFGYNNLVSDMRSLSVMRDTNCPVVFDATHSVQLPGGQGATSGGQREFVPVLARAAVAVGVAGLFAETHPDPSKALSDGPNAWPLGKMEALLETLLELDAVTKRHRFLEQDVS, from the coding sequence ATGAAACTTTGCAATTTTGAGGTCGGTCTGGACCACCCGCTGTTCCTGATCGCCGGCCCCTGCGTGGTGGAGTCCGAGCAGTTGCAGTTGGACACCGCCGGCACGCTGAAGGAGATCACCGGGCGGCTCGGCATCCACTTCATCTTCAAGTCCAGCTTCGACAAGGCGAACCGCTCTTCCGGCGAGAGCTTCCGCGGGCCGGGACTGGAAGAGGGCCTGCGCATCCTGGGCGAAGTGAAACGGCAGATCGGCGTGCCGGTGCTCACCGACGTGCACGAGTACACGCCGATGGATGAAGTGGCGTCGGTGGTCGACGTGCTGCAGACGCCGGCCTTCCTGTGCCGGCAGACCGACTTCATCCAGAAGGTGGCGCGCGCCGGCAAGCCGGTGAACATCAAGAAGGGACAGTTCCTGGCGCCGTGGGACATGAAGCACGTGGTGGCCAAGGCCAAGGCCGTCGGCAACGACGACATCATGGTGTGCGAGCGCGGCGCCAGCTTCGGTTACAACAACCTGGTGTCGGACATGCGCTCGCTCAGTGTGATGCGCGATACGAACTGCCCGGTGGTGTTCGACGCCACCCATTCGGTGCAGTTGCCCGGCGGGCAGGGCGCCACGTCAGGTGGTCAGCGCGAATTCGTGCCGGTGCTGGCGCGTGCGGCGGTGGCGGTCGGCGTGGCCGGCCTTTTCGCCGAGACGCACCCCGACCCCAGCAAGGCGCTCAGCGATGGCCCGAACGCCTGGCCGCTGGGCAAGATGGAAGCCCTGCTGGAAACCTTGCTGGAGCTGGATGCCGTGACCAAGCGGCACCGCTTCCTGGAGCAGGATGTTTCCTGA
- a CDS encoding PLP-dependent cysteine synthase family protein, protein MATRFATVSDSILDAVGDTPLLEIEGVYAKIEFLNPSGSIKARIAKYMIERAEQEGLLKPGDTIVEATSGNTGNALSMVAAVKGYHMLVVMPEGMSSERVAISRAYGADVLFCGNFHVNEALVRAQRLGQQAGYFCPSQFESEWNVEENRLILGPEILAQLPPGRLPDALVLGVGTGGTLIGVGQAFRAVNPDVRLFAMEPSESCTILCGEIAAHTIEGISDGFVPGIFQRHAGLVNQVLSVSSTDAVAEMKRLARTYGLFCGPSSGAHLLAAKRIRQNFPELKTVVTVFCDEGEKYLHEYFMQAAAADVDATHFQ, encoded by the coding sequence GTGGCCACGCGCTTTGCCACGGTGTCGGACAGCATCCTCGACGCGGTGGGCGACACCCCGCTGCTGGAGATCGAGGGCGTCTACGCCAAGATCGAGTTCCTCAACCCTTCCGGTTCGATCAAGGCGCGCATCGCCAAGTACATGATCGAGCGGGCGGAACAGGAAGGTTTGCTCAAGCCCGGCGACACCATCGTGGAGGCGACCAGCGGCAACACCGGCAACGCGCTGTCGATGGTCGCGGCGGTGAAGGGCTACCACATGCTGGTGGTGATGCCCGAAGGCATGTCCAGCGAACGCGTGGCGATCTCGCGGGCGTATGGCGCGGACGTGCTGTTCTGCGGCAACTTCCATGTCAACGAGGCGCTGGTGCGCGCGCAGCGGCTCGGCCAGCAGGCGGGCTACTTCTGCCCCAGCCAGTTCGAGTCGGAATGGAACGTGGAGGAGAACCGGCTGATCCTCGGCCCGGAAATCCTCGCCCAGTTGCCGCCGGGCCGGCTACCCGATGCGCTGGTGCTGGGCGTGGGCACCGGCGGTACGCTGATTGGCGTGGGCCAGGCGTTCCGTGCGGTCAATCCGGACGTGCGGCTGTTCGCGATGGAGCCGTCCGAATCGTGCACGATCCTGTGCGGCGAGATTGCCGCGCATACCATCGAGGGTATTTCGGACGGCTTCGTGCCGGGCATCTTCCAGCGCCACGCGGGGCTGGTAAACCAGGTGCTGAGCGTGTCCAGTACCGACGCCGTGGCCGAAATGAAACGGCTGGCGCGCACGTACGGATTGTTCTGCGGGCCGAGTTCCGGCGCGCACCTGCTGGCCGCCAAGCGCATCCGGCAGAATTTCCCGGAACTGAAGACCGTGGTCACCGTGTTCTGCGATGAAGGCGAGAAATACCTGCACGAGTACTTCATGCAGGCCGCCGCCGCCGACGTGGACGCGACGCACTTCCAGTGA